From the Corticium candelabrum chromosome 2, ooCorCand1.1, whole genome shotgun sequence genome, one window contains:
- the LOC134176101 gene encoding calcium/calmodulin-dependent protein kinase type II subunit delta-like gives MVVMDVSCFENETCGELVSGMELHQFLFDHVKRPAKIRNYILHPKVMMLGDQGAMIAYVRLTQFIDKSERPVHIRAEETRVYHKERGRWMMVHFHRSGGHNSLPVN, from the exons ATGGTTGTCATGGATGTTTCGTGTTTTGAGAACGAGACTTGTGGTGAGCTAGTATCTGGGATGGAGTTGCATCAGTTTCTTTTCGACCATG TAAAACGACCAGCCAAGATACGAAATTACATTTTGCATCCGAAAGTTATGATGTTGGGTGACCAGGGCGCAATGATTGCTTACGTACGGCTGACGCAGTTTATTGACAA GAGTGAACGTCCTGTGCATATACGTGCTGAAGAGACTCGGGTGTATCACAAGGAAAGAGGTCGATGGATGATGGTCCATTTTCATCGCTCAGGTGGACACAATAGTCTTCCAGTGAACTAA
- the LOC134176316 gene encoding sushi, von Willebrand factor type A, EGF and pentraxin domain-containing protein 1-like produces the protein MNWNLFLFTCLTTTSIFLLQRSEGNEIFLHAASATLSPNTYSKQNPQTHAVEWARASNAIDEDNREGSSGGTFDEFMKCAIAAADPVARQSGKKPMQYLKIEMTREEDISYVKLHLRDGLNRRRQQNGLTVSVSNSDNIDSATRCSDKVYNAYTHGQSPVFVCMNQARYIWVVLPNSPWDLQVCEVRAYTGPMNLNVTGITSLSDGPFTLEGVTGSAANAVDGKSAIGQSKGLGFGQSKGLGFGSCAVNNYRRNDKVQFLRIFLYQRQPILSVRLHLRDPAEGFTATGYYSRLGSVNVSVGNLSNVNDARRQCGSSYQASQGQSPLFICYATGSYVWLTVRANYFLEVCEVEVYADVHCTPPDAPANGKYSITNDSVGGSLSVECNEGYKPTSSDPITCENSGNWSQPFPTCKAGCNKHDNPQNGNALASTDESGEITNVAYSCNKGYHLIGNKTRECDHGSLTGDPPICQAVSCGLPPTVNNGNYSGKVFSYGNTVEYTCKKGYHLEGPRVIICQSNRTWNITKNLKCELYCERPVIPHPGRITNISPDITEFPLNTTLKYGCETGYLLANNSGKYSTCRSNGSWSLESPSCHAVTCLPPISSSKRNYTILDEKFSYQGRLRFTCSSGFYLNGSEYAQCQANGTWNASLPSCIPFCEPPQLTNGYLEFSDNNGEHDVDSTVMYHCDQGFELSDDKWKTRRCQENRKWSGTAPTCSRVNCGAPTVSGNGYYTGQTTTYESIIEFGCNDGYYIDGAKKAKCLHTKEWDKKAPKCIPFCEPPQLTNGYLEFSDNNGEHDVKSTVTYRCDQGFELSDDKWKTRRCQENRKWSGTAPTCSRVNCGAPTVSGNGYYTGQTTTYESIIEFGCNDGYYIDGAKKAKCLHTKEWDKKAPKCIPFCRKPSILDNGVIVVLKRGANDNQLDVGTLVEYRCLQGYVYKVKSNIRKCTGPLTWSGVAPKCTRGDCGKSINVENGFCKFTHSYMDGKRTCECNSGYKFPDSLDREKLATCNVAQNVAKWSKSLPICKKITCPPLVQNRRLNTYLNYTGNHYMNISTYSCPSGYKAVKGHFQRRCQFDETWTNQSLECAKKTCGRLENPRNGFVIQGQTNADEYGRQVTYFCNTEFKIKGSEVRKCGASGQWDGEEPICQHVCAAVNCQPSEECHYNSATKKGECRCMDASQCPSDFDQVCGSNGKTYNNKCLMKVATCIEGRHDVTVAAVGGCRFGGVCSDSQPAPPNSVTCRAHIYRYWFNSSSGQCERFPYGGCFKGKNNFYTPNDCEQTCIHSDVCKLPFDGGKCNVMESRRYFYNSSSKQCQEFQYGGCFGNENHFSTNDLCLKKCCECSSKVPRKDAISNNAALVVVQVKSVETSGSGKVIYNVKLTEICKAKRGRPKKLKIGKSLSVFANQAFDQASNCLCPKLVNGRTYRVAINLRAGGKLNEVEIPKLFYLKESSSCDNSGTK, from the exons ATGAACTGGAATTTGTTTCTTTTCACATGTCTGACTACGACGAGTATATTTCTTCTTCAACGTTCTGAAG GAAATGAAATATTTCTACATGCTGCTTCAGCTACGCTTTCTCCAAATACTTACAGTAAGCAAAATCCTCAAACTCATGCCGTCGAATGGGCTAGAGCGTCCAATGCCATTGATGAAGACAACAGAGAGGGAAGTAGCGGTGGGACGTTTGACGAATTTATGAAATGTGCAATTGCAGCTGCGGATCCAGTCGCCAGGCAGTCTGGAAAAAAACCAATGCAGTacttaaaaatagaaatgacACGCGAGGAGGACATTTCATACGTAAAACTACATCTGAGAGACGGTTTGAACAGACGAAGGCAACAGAATGGACTTACGGTCAGTGTCAGCAACAGCGACAACATCGATTCTGCTACACGTTGTAGCGATAAAGTGTACAATGCTTATACGCATGGGCAATCGccagtgtttgtttgcatgaatCAAGCACGCTACATTTGGGTCGTACTACCAAACAGTCCATGGGATCTTCAAGTTTGCGAAGTTCGAGCATACACTG GTCCGATGAATTTGAATGTTACGGGAATTACGTCCTTGTCAGACGGCCCATTTACTTTAGAAGGTGTCACGGGAAGCGCTGCTAATGCTGTTGATGGCAAATCAGCGATCGGTCAATCAAAAGGACTTGGTTTTGGTCAATCAAAAGGACTTGGTTTTGGGTCCTGTGCTGTCAATAATTACAGAAGAAACGACAAAGTTCAGTTTCTTCGCATTTTTCTCTATCAAAGACAACCGATTCTTTCTGTTCGTTTGCACTTGAGAGACCCAGCAGAAGGCTTTACAGCAACAGGCTATTACAGCAGACTCGGCAGCGTAAATGTTAGCGTTGGTAACTTAAGCAATGTGAACGATGCACGACGACAGTGTGGGTCGTCGTATCAAGCAAGCCAAGGACAATCACCATTGTTTATCTGCTATGCTACTGGAAGTTATGTCTGGTTGACTGTAAGAGCAAACTATTTTCTTGAGGTCTGTGAAGTGGAAGTTTATGCAG ATGTTCATTGCACTCCTCCTGATGCTCCTGCCAACGGCAAATACAGTATCACAAATGATTCCGTGGGTGGGTCTTTGTCAGTGGAATGCAATGAAGGGTATAAACCCACATCTTCTGACCCGATTACATGTGAGAACAGTGGAAATTGGAGTCAACCGTTTCCAACGTGCAAAG CTGGTTGTAATAAACATGACAATCCACAGAACGGGAATGCTTTGGCGTCTACTGATGAATCTGGAGAAATAACAAACGTAGCATACTCTTGCAACAAAGGCTACCATCTTATTGGAAACAAAACTCGAGAATGTGATCATGGAAGTTTGACGGGAGATCCTCCAATATGTCAGG CGGTGAGTTGTGGATTACCTCCTACCGTGAATAACGGAAATTATTCTGGAAAAGTGTTTTCTTACGGAAACACAGTTGAATACACATGCAAAAAGGGCTATCATTTGGAGGGTCCTAGAGTCATCATATGCCAGAGTAACAGGACGTGGAATATAACAAAGAATTTGAAGTGTGAAC TTTACTGTGAAAGACCTGTAATTCCTCATCCTGGACGAATCACCAACATTTCACCTGACATTACTGAATTTCCGTTGAACACAACATTGAAATACGGCTGTGAAACAGGATACCTACTTGCAAATAATTCAGGAAAGTACAGTACCTGTCGGTCTAACGGGTCATGGTCATTGGAATCTCCTTCATGTCATG CTGTCACATGTCTTCCTCCAATTTCTTCCTCTAAACGGAACTATACCATTCTAGACGAAAAGTTCTCTTATCAGGGTAGATTAAGGTTTACGTGTTCCAGCGGATTCTACCTGAATGGCTCAGAGTATGCACAATGCCAGGCGAACGGAACTTGGAACGCATCTTTACCTTCATGCATAC CGTTTTGTGAGCCTCCTCAACTCACGAATGGATACCTTGAATTTAGCGACAATAATGGAGAGCATGACGTTGATAGTACAGTGATGTACCATTGTGATCAAGGTTTTGAGTTATCTGATGACAAATGGAAAACAAGAAGATGCCAAGAAAACAGAAAGTGGTCAGGAACGGCACCAACATGTTCTC GTGTCAACTGCGGAGCACCTACTGTTTCGGGGAATGGCTACTATACTGGACAGACCACCACCTACGAGTCTATTATAGAATTCGGTTGCAACGATGGCTATTACATTGACGGTGCTAAGAAAGCCAAATGTCTCCATACAAAAGAGTGGGACAAGAAGGCACCAAAATGCATCC CGTTTTGTGAGCCTCCTCAACTCACGAATGGATACCTTGAATTTAGCGATAATAATGGAGAGCATGATGTTAAGAGTACAGTGACGTACCGTTGTGATCAAGGTTTTGAGTTATCTGATGACAAATGGAAAACAAGAAGATGCCAAGAAAACAGAAAGTGGTCAGGAACGGCACCAACATGTTCTC GTGTCAACTGCGGAGCACCTACTGTTTCGGGGAATGGCTACTATACTGGACAGACCACCACCTACGAGTCTATTATAGAATTCGGTTGCAACGATGGCTATTACATTGATGGTGCTAAGAAAGCCAAATGTCTCCATACAAAAGAGTGGGACAAGAAGGCACCAAAATGCATCC CATTCTGCAGGAAGCCGTCTATTCTTGATAATGGTGTCATCGTTGTTTTGAAACGTGGTGCAAATGACAACCAGTTGGACGTCGGTACTCTTGTGGAATACAGATGTCTTCAGGGATACGTGTACAAGGTTAAGTCCAACATTAGGAAATGTACTGGACCGCTCACGTGGTCAGGAGTGGCACCCAAGTGCACAC GGGGAGATTGCGGAAAATCTATTAATGTTGAAAACGGCTTTTGTAAATTTACGCACAGTTATATGGACGGCAAAAGAACGTGTGAATGCAACTCCGGCTACAAGTTTCCTGATTCTCTTGATCGGGAAAAACTTGCGACGTGTAACGTCGCCCAAAATGTTGCAAAATGGAGCAAGTCTCTTCcaatatgcaaaa agaTAACGTGTCCACCATTGGTTCAAAATAGAAGATTAAACACATATTTGAACTACACCGGAAATCATTACATGAACATTTCGACATACAGTTGTCCGTCTGGCTATAAAGCAGTGAAAGGTCACTTCCAGAGACGTTGCCAATTTGACGAAACGTGGACGAACCAATCTCTGGAGTGTGCCA AAAAAACGTGTGGTCGTTTAGAAAATCCTAGAAATGGCTTTGTAATACAAGGACAAACTAACGCAGATGAATACGGTAGACAAGTGACATATTTCTGTAACACGGAGTTCAAGATAAAGGGTTCTGAAGTTAGAAAATGCGGCGCTTCAGGACAATGGGACGGAGAAGAACCGATTTGTCAAC ACGTATGCGCAGCTGTCAATTGCCAGCCATCTGAAGAGTGCCACTACAACAGCGCCACGAAAAAAGGCGAATGTCGGTGTATGGATGCATCTCAATGCCCATCGGATTTCGATCAAGTTTGTGGCTCAAACGGGAAAACCTACAATAACAAATGTTTGATGAAAGTGGCAACCTGCATTGAGGGAAGGCACGATGTTACCGTTGCAGCAGTAGGAGGATGCCGCTTTG GTGGAGTTTGCAGTGATTCTCAACCAGCACCTCCAAATAGTGTTACGTGCAGAGCACATATCTACAGATATTGGTTCAACTCTAGCAGCGGACAGTGTGAACGTTTCCCCTACGGCGGCTGCTTTAAAGGAAAGAACAACTTCTACACGCCAAACGATTGTGAACAGACATGCATTCATA GTGACGTTTGCAAACTACCGTTTGATGGTGGTAAATGCAACGTGATGGAGAGCAGACGATATTTTTACAACTCTTCATCTAAGCAGTGTCAGGAATTCCAGTACGGTGGGTGTTTTGGTAATGAAAATCATTTCTCAACTAACGACCTATGCTTGAAGAAAT GTTGCGAATGTTCGTCTAAAGTTCCTCGAAAAGATGCTATCTCAAACAATGCAGCAT TGGTTGTGGTACAAGTAAAGTCGGTAGAAACGTCCGGCAGTGGGAAGGTCATCTACAACGTCAAACTGACAGAAATATGCAAAGCAAAACGTGGTCGGCCTAAAAAGTTAAAGATTGGAAAGtcactgtctgtgtttgcaaaTCAAGCATTCGACCAAGCCTCCAACTGCTTGTGTCCAAAGTTAGTAAATGGTAGAACTTACCGGGTTGCCATCAATCTACGAGCAGGTGGAAAACTGAATGAAGTTGAAATACCGAAGTTGTTCTACTTGAAGGAGTCAAGTTCTTGCGATAATTCTGGGACCAAATGA
- the LOC134198502 gene encoding uncharacterized protein LOC134198502: MVHANWNLQLDKVQATLGRFSQRQLSYHGIAVVVKQFALAKVWYLARILTMPKVIQKDLEKMIWKYLWRNSAPLVKRSVCVSAIDSGGLSFPHIEAKMTAIRCSWFKKILDPQSSSMIKPYAIHWLSKLSGIYKMELNVFCMPDYEPPARALTQLPSFYRQLHNDWRIAEGRRNFQQPKTYEEHLNEPLWGNPMLSTKNRLGKGMCYASMA, from the coding sequence ATGGTTCACGCAAACTGGAATTTACAGCTTGACAAAGTACAAGCTACCTTGGGTAGGTTCTCACAAAGACAGCTGTCATACCATGGTATAGCAGTAGTGGTAAAACAATTTGCGTTAGCCAAAGTGTGGTATCTCGCCAGAATATTGACAATGCCGAAAGTCATACAAAAAGATTTAGAGAAAATGATATGGAAATATTTGTGGAGAAATTCAGCACCCCTGGTCAAGCGATCAGTCTGTGTTAGTGCGATTGACTCAGGAGGATTGTCATTTCCTCATATTGAGGCAAAAATGACAGCTATTCGATGCAGTTGGTTCAAAAAGATACTAGATCCACAGAGTTCATCAATGATAAAACCTTATGCGATACATTGGTTATCAAAGCTTTCTGGAATATACAAAATGGAGTTAAATGTTTTTTGTATGCCAGACTATGAACCACCTGCCAGAGCTCTAACGCAACTACCATCATTTTACAGACAACTACACAATGACTGGCGAATAGCAGAAGGAAGAAGGAACTTTCAACAGCCAAAGACGTACGAAGAACATCTGAATGAACCATTGTGGGGAAATCCCATGCTGTCTACAAAGAACAGGCTAGGAAAAGGCATGTGCTACGCATCCATGGCATAG
- the LOC134176260 gene encoding uncharacterized protein LOC134176260, producing the protein MAEIVHEWRQGEGGDSKKKLVDLCKTRWVARHEALVVFAELYPAVLTTLETISRNRGGTVTWNATSSSSATSLHNNLTQFRFLATFVITSKLMAAIQSLTSSLQEKATDVAKAYKHVARVISVLQDMRDNINDRHGEWWTDVQALCLKTGVQESLPRYCSRQTYRGNIPAQTPVDYYRLNVSIPLLDDIISQMNIRFGNLQQLAMKGMSFMPTILLRDASAKADILEFGKAYQSDFPTASPNLDALSAEIDLWIAILKSLPISEHPATVAEALRLAMGNPLIPTVSRLLRLVCTWPVTSCECERSISALNRVKTSLRASMSQIRFNGLVMLHVHYNRKLSHLDVIRLFSARNPRKIILPNFGEPYSDSELANTFVLDTDSPEDTWDTELDS; encoded by the coding sequence ATGGCTGAGATAGTTCATGAATGGCGTCAAGGAGAGGGTGGCGACTCAAAGAAAAAGTTGGTTGATTTGTGCAAAACAAGGTGGGTAGCGCGACATGAAGCCCTTGTCGTGTTTGCTGAGCTTTATCCAGCTGTTTTAACGACGTTGGAGACAATCAGCAGAAACAGGGGTGGAACAGTTACATGGAACGCTACTAGCTCCTCCTCTGCTACATCTCTCCACAATAACCTAACCCAGTTCCgatttcttgcaacatttgTGATAACATCAAAATTGATGGCTGCAATTCAAAGCCTAACATCAAGTCTCCAAGAGAAAGCCACAGATGTTGCAAAGGCTTACAAACACGTCGCTAGAGTCATCTCCGTTCTTCAAGATATGCGGGACAACATCAACGACAGGCATGGTGAATGGTGGACAGACGTTCAGGCTTTGTGTCTGAAGACTGGAGTGCAAGAGAGTCTCCCAAGATATTGCAGTAGGCAGACGTACCGTGGGAACATTCCAGCGCAAACGCCAGTTGACTACTATCGCCTGAACGTGAGTATACCGCTACTAGATGACATTATTTCGCAAATGAATATCCGGTTTGGAAACCTTCAACAACTAGCTATGAAAGGAATGTCATTTATGCCGACGATTTTGCTACGTGATGCTTCAGCCAAAGCAGATATTCTTGAATTTGGAAAGGCATATCAAAGTGATTTTCCTACTGCGAGTCCGAACTTGGATGCGCTGTCTGCAGAAATTGACTTGTGGATTGCCATACTGAAATCACTGCCCATTTCAGAGCACCCCGCTACTGTAGCAGAAGCGTTGCGTTTGGCAATGGGTAATCCACTAATTCCAACTGTGTCGAGGCTATTGCGCCTTGTCTGCACCTGGCCTGTGACGTCCTGTGAGTGCGAGCGGTCTATAAGTGCTCTCAATCGCGTCAAGACATCTCTCCGGGCATCCATGTCGCAGATCCGATTCAACGGACTTGTCATGCTGCATGTCCATTAcaacaggaagttgtcacacttGGACGTGATCCGCTTATTTTCTGCCAGGAACCCGAGAAAGATTATTCTCCCAAACTTTGGAGAGCCATACTCAGACAGTGAACTAGCTAACACTTTTGTACTGGATACTGATTCACCAGAAGACACGTGGGACACTGAGCTAGACAGCTAA
- the LOC134198311 gene encoding uncharacterized protein LOC134198311 — translation MSRQRRLSGPSDMVTIFRGTQELSMKLSDVSSLRLSRVFKVEVIYLKREDGNEAAIFPQTGGRFDGLSASHRYQLYGDPLLEESTVSDASSFSHNRRLQLQPVVGVTSEASRHTARTATAPAPGTLWTPAPSSSWSAFRSVAPSSKKARLQSAVREIKKSVDLWSMEVVRNKLQLAEVRSQTCVRFAESDVSLLHITDLVQSHFEAEGGVPCDDRIILVDNRGVPFGDVGGTRDVDFWKAPSRRMCAVLQSHYDSLICYLGSIRETATIKRKRASSATASSKAFGYGQLQSLSSSTHASSPDMDILFKIDGEVENVRTHLGRLKSSFERAHERLENVEDKMEQVTCHWLPLKRRTNRKQRQ, via the exons ATGAGCAGGCAACGACGGTTAAGCGGACCATCCGACATGGTGACCATTTTTCGAGGAACGCAAGAGCTGTCAATGAAATTGTCGGACGTGAGCAGTTTGCGACTGTCTCGAGTTTTCAAG GTAGAAGTCATTTACCTGAAAAGAGAGGATGGAAACGAGGCGGCAATATTTCCCCAGACTGGAGGTCGATTCGACGGACTCTCGGCTAGTCATCGCTATCAACTCTATGGCGACCCGCTCTTGGAAGAGTCGACTGTGTCCGATGCCTCGTCGTTTTCGCACAATCGTCGCCTACAGCTGCAGCCAGTTGTAGGTGTAACCAGTGAAGCAAGTCGCCATACTGCTAGGACCGCAACAGCTCCAGCACCCGGAACGTTATGGACGCCGGCCCCGTCTTCCTCTTGGTCTGCGTTTAGATCGGTAGCGCCGAGCAGCAAGAAAGCGCGGTTGCAATCTGCAGTCAGAGAAATCAAGAAGAGTGTTGACCTGTGGTCTATGGAAGTCGTTCGAAACAAGCTGCAGCTAGCCGAAGTACGTTCGCAGACGTGCGTTCGCTTTGCCGAAAGTGACGTCAGCCTACTACATATTACTGACTTAGTTCAGAGTCACTTCGAAGCCGAAGGTGGTGTTCCGTGTGACGACCGAATTATCCTAGTGGACAACCGCGGCGTACCGTTTGGAGATGTCGGCGGAACAAGAG ACGTAGACTTTTGGAAGGCACCGTCTCGAAGAATGTGTGCGGTACTCCAGTCACACTATGACTCATTGATTTGCTACCTCGGTTCTATACGAGAGACGGCAACGATCAAAAGAAAACGAGCTTCATCGGCCACCGCCTCTTCAAAAGCGTTTGGTTACGGCCAGCTGCAGTCTTTGAGCTCGAGCACTCATGCCTCATCTCCGGATATGGATATCCTTTTCAAGATCGACGGCGAAGTAGAAAACGTGCGAACTCATCTCGGCCGCCTGAAGTCCAGCTTCGAACGAGCACACGAACGACTCGAGAACGTCGAAGACAAGATGGAGCAAGTGACTTGCCATTGGTTGCCATTGAAACGACGCACTAATCGAAAGCAGCGACAATAG